In Candidatus Eisenbacteria bacterium, a genomic segment contains:
- a CDS encoding glycosyltransferase has translation MRDGRADVRIALVGPLHPWRGGIAQYLGLLGETLARSAEVRGVTFTRQYPEILFPGKSQRDEAAEPPSFEVAALLDSIGPLSWGRAARHLEAFAPGLVILKWWLPFFAPAFTGAVGPLRRRGTRVALVCDNLVPHERRLGDGFLTRRMLRHSDGYLVMSESVERDLDRLKPGAIRRRVPHPLYAQFDRGRYTRESARRKLGVEGEVAVFFGYVRRYKGLDILLEAWPRVRERRSVTLIVAGEFYEDASPYRSLARSAGDSAVKLMDHYLPDDEVEALFKAADVVVLPYRSATQSGVTHVAYALGVPVIITDVGGLGETVRAEETGLVVPPEDPGALADAVVRFFAEGLGPRLRAGVEAVRRAHSWERLADEALALGDQLAPDRGWR, from the coding sequence GTGCGCGACGGGCGCGCTGACGTGCGCATCGCCCTGGTGGGACCGCTCCATCCCTGGCGCGGAGGGATCGCTCAATATCTCGGATTGCTGGGAGAGACGCTCGCGCGGAGCGCCGAGGTCCGAGGGGTGACGTTCACGCGCCAGTACCCCGAGATCCTGTTCCCGGGCAAGAGCCAGCGCGACGAGGCCGCCGAGCCGCCGAGCTTCGAGGTGGCGGCGCTGCTCGATTCGATCGGGCCGCTCTCGTGGGGGCGCGCGGCGCGCCACCTCGAAGCCTTCGCACCCGGCCTGGTGATCCTCAAGTGGTGGCTGCCGTTCTTCGCGCCGGCCTTCACCGGCGCGGTCGGTCCGCTGCGCCGACGCGGCACCCGGGTGGCGCTGGTGTGTGACAACCTGGTGCCGCATGAACGGCGGCTGGGTGATGGGTTCCTCACCCGGCGGATGCTGCGTCACTCGGATGGCTATCTGGTGATGTCGGAGAGCGTGGAGCGCGACCTCGATCGCCTGAAGCCCGGGGCGATCCGGCGCCGGGTGCCTCATCCGCTCTACGCGCAGTTCGACCGCGGCCGCTACACGCGCGAGAGCGCGCGCCGGAAGCTCGGCGTCGAGGGCGAGGTGGCGGTGTTCTTCGGCTATGTGCGCCGCTACAAGGGGCTCGACATCCTGCTCGAGGCCTGGCCGCGCGTGCGCGAACGCCGTTCGGTCACGTTGATCGTGGCGGGGGAGTTCTACGAGGATGCGTCGCCCTATCGCTCGCTGGCAAGGTCGGCGGGAGATTCTGCGGTGAAGCTCATGGACCACTACCTTCCGGACGACGAGGTCGAGGCGCTGTTCAAGGCCGCCGACGTGGTGGTGCTGCCGTATCGGTCGGCCACGCAGAGCGGCGTCACCCACGTGGCCTACGCGCTCGGCGTGCCGGTGATCATCACCGACGTGGGGGGGCTCGGTGAAACGGTGCGCGCCGAGGAGACGGGTCTCGTGGTGCCGCCCGAGGACCCTGGCGCCCTGGCCGACGCGGTCGTGCGCTTCTTCGCCGAAGGTCTCGGGCCTCGCCTGCGCGCCGGCGTCGAGGCGGTGCGGCGCGCGCATTCGTGGGAGAGACTGGCCGACGAAGCCTTGGCACTCGGCGATCAGCTGGCGCCGGATCGGGGCTGGCGATGA
- a CDS encoding oligosaccharide flippase family protein — translation MREALKRLTAESLVYGLGQVSGRAVQLLMVPILTRVLTRDVYGVGDLVLAYAQFAVVFLVFGMDGALVRFFYQEESREARQRMVATSLLFRLALSVVAALLLAGLASVLAPAVIGSAAYRKYLVIGAVTLPFTLLTLFANDVLRVTFQPQKFIALNFVQTVATAAVSLWLVLERQLGVAGVLYGKLAGDLAGAALGLVLIRHSIAPAFDAAVLRRMVAFGAPLVPAALGYGVVGAADRFFLQQWHGLGAVGTYAVAVKFFAVAMMGVSAFSLAFFPFAHARATAPDSPGLFARVFSLYVAVASLLALGIGAFAPEIVAVAVPPEYQDAGKPALMLTFAAVAYGAYYVACLGIQLALKTHWLGWTAAAAAAVAVTANAWLVPRGGVLGAAEATLLGNVTLAVSTYLVAQRVHRLPFRGAKAALLFVTALGLAIVAQHASPTPAGWTMKLGAMFGLIALAFALRVGRER, via the coding sequence ATGCGTGAGGCGCTCAAGCGGCTGACCGCCGAGTCGCTGGTCTACGGCCTCGGCCAGGTGAGCGGACGCGCCGTCCAGCTCCTGATGGTGCCGATCCTCACCCGCGTGCTCACGCGCGACGTCTACGGCGTCGGCGATCTCGTGCTGGCCTATGCCCAGTTCGCGGTGGTGTTCCTGGTGTTCGGGATGGACGGGGCGCTGGTGCGCTTCTTCTACCAGGAGGAGAGCCGCGAAGCGCGCCAAAGGATGGTGGCCACGTCGCTCCTCTTTCGCCTCGCGCTCTCGGTCGTGGCCGCGCTGCTGCTGGCCGGCCTGGCGAGCGTGCTGGCGCCCGCCGTCATCGGCTCGGCGGCGTATCGCAAGTACCTGGTGATCGGCGCGGTCACGCTGCCCTTCACGCTGCTCACCTTGTTCGCCAACGACGTGCTTCGCGTCACCTTTCAGCCGCAGAAGTTCATCGCGCTCAACTTCGTCCAGACCGTCGCGACCGCCGCGGTCTCGCTATGGCTCGTGCTCGAGCGGCAGCTCGGCGTCGCCGGCGTGCTCTACGGCAAGCTCGCAGGCGATCTGGCGGGAGCCGCGCTCGGACTGGTGCTGATCCGTCACTCGATCGCGCCGGCGTTCGACGCCGCCGTGCTGCGGCGCATGGTGGCCTTCGGCGCGCCGCTCGTGCCCGCCGCGCTCGGCTATGGCGTGGTCGGCGCCGCCGACCGCTTCTTCCTCCAGCAATGGCACGGTCTGGGCGCGGTCGGCACCTACGCGGTGGCGGTGAAGTTCTTCGCGGTCGCGATGATGGGCGTGTCGGCCTTCTCGCTCGCGTTCTTTCCATTCGCGCACGCGCGGGCCACCGCTCCCGACTCACCCGGACTCTTCGCTCGCGTGTTCTCGCTCTACGTCGCGGTCGCGAGTCTGCTCGCGCTCGGGATCGGCGCCTTCGCCCCCGAGATCGTGGCGGTGGCGGTGCCGCCCGAATATCAGGACGCGGGAAAGCCCGCCTTGATGCTCACCTTTGCCGCGGTCGCGTACGGTGCGTACTATGTCGCCTGTCTCGGCATCCAGCTCGCGCTCAAGACCCACTGGCTCGGCTGGACCGCGGCAGCCGCGGCGGCTGTGGCGGTCACGGCCAACGCGTGGCTCGTCCCGCGGGGCGGTGTGCTGGGAGCGGCGGAAGCCACACTGCTCGGCAACGTGACGCTCGCGGTGTCCACGTATCTCGTCGCGCAGCGCGTGCACCGGCTGCCGTTCCGGGGCGCCAAAGCGGCGTTGCTGTTCGTGACCGCGCTGGGACTCGCGATCGTCGCCCAGCACGCGTCGCCGACGCCGGCCGGCTGGACGATGAAGCTGGGCGCCATGTTCGGACTGATCGCGCTGGCGTTCGCGCTGCGCGTCGGCCGCGAGCGCTGA
- the asnB gene encoding asparagine synthase (glutamine-hydrolyzing): MCGIAGLFRLDDRIDLGRLGHMSHLLRHRGPHDEGMVLIEPRSGHTVTLGGPDTPAEAYKSPHPYAPGRHHGPADAAHGVGLAHRRLSIVDLSPGGHQPMCGHDARHWITYNGEIYNYIELKAELESMGERFTSASDTEVILAAYRRFGHDAFTRMNGMFAIALWDGETRELICVRDRLGVKPFYYQWDGRTFAFASEPKALVLTQPHRILPRLAAVRDLVALDWVDHEAQTFFEGVWQLPPGQMLGVSERGFWVRRWWTLDPERRAQGSPREWPERFAELFSDAVRLRLRADVEVGSCLSGGIDSSAVVTTASTLASQPLHAFTCAYDEGPAFDERPYVAATVEASGAISHIIVPDGADLWPVLDRLTFQQDEPTAGPGVYSQWKVMGLAHEAGLRVLLDGQGGDETLAGYERYLPLRLRDLLAGGDLPGFARRFGDVARRLGPTHALALTLEAWIPRGLFAPLRRTFGQGKDRVLGPSLRALPGRRALEAPKGFRSAVARQQAFDLQQRLLPSLLRYEDRNSMAFAIETRLPFLDYRMVELAFSLPDEAKLDGNATKAILRRALASRIPKPVLNRRDKMGFETPTDVWLRSRFRNELRHRLLTPGPLHDWIEPEPMRAALDQYLAGRPIGLQVWRWLSLESWARQYLAVDPRVVEKPPRVYMHPGLHLNYEQVMDDVSRELQAQGVQT; this comes from the coding sequence ATGTGTGGCATCGCCGGACTGTTTCGGCTCGATGACCGGATCGACCTCGGTCGCCTCGGCCACATGTCCCACCTGCTGCGCCACCGCGGCCCGCACGACGAAGGCATGGTGCTGATCGAGCCGCGCTCCGGCCACACGGTGACGCTGGGCGGCCCCGACACGCCCGCCGAGGCCTACAAGAGCCCGCATCCCTACGCGCCGGGACGCCATCACGGCCCGGCCGATGCCGCCCACGGGGTCGGGCTCGCGCACCGGCGGCTCTCGATCGTCGATCTGTCGCCGGGTGGTCACCAGCCGATGTGCGGCCACGACGCGAGGCACTGGATCACCTACAACGGCGAGATCTACAACTACATCGAGCTGAAAGCCGAGCTCGAGTCGATGGGCGAGCGCTTCACCAGCGCCAGCGACACCGAAGTCATCCTGGCCGCGTACCGGCGATTCGGCCACGACGCTTTCACGCGCATGAACGGCATGTTCGCGATCGCGCTGTGGGATGGCGAGACGCGCGAGCTGATTTGCGTGCGCGACCGCCTCGGCGTCAAGCCGTTCTATTACCAGTGGGACGGCCGAACCTTCGCGTTCGCGTCCGAGCCCAAGGCGCTGGTCCTCACCCAGCCGCACCGGATCCTGCCGCGTCTGGCGGCGGTCCGCGACCTGGTCGCGCTCGACTGGGTGGACCACGAAGCGCAGACCTTCTTCGAAGGCGTGTGGCAGCTGCCGCCGGGCCAGATGCTCGGGGTCAGCGAGCGCGGCTTCTGGGTGCGCCGCTGGTGGACGCTCGATCCCGAGCGGCGCGCCCAGGGCAGCCCGCGCGAATGGCCGGAGCGCTTCGCCGAGCTCTTCAGCGACGCCGTGCGCCTCCGCCTGCGCGCCGACGTGGAAGTCGGATCGTGCCTCTCCGGAGGCATCGACTCGAGCGCGGTGGTCACCACCGCCTCGACGCTCGCCTCGCAGCCGCTCCATGCCTTCACCTGCGCTTACGACGAAGGCCCGGCGTTCGACGAGCGGCCGTACGTCGCCGCGACGGTCGAAGCCAGCGGCGCGATCTCGCACATCATCGTGCCGGACGGCGCCGACCTGTGGCCGGTCCTCGACCGGCTCACGTTCCAGCAGGACGAGCCGACCGCAGGTCCGGGGGTGTACTCGCAGTGGAAGGTCATGGGCCTCGCGCACGAGGCCGGACTTCGTGTGCTGCTCGACGGACAGGGTGGCGACGAGACGCTCGCCGGATACGAGCGCTACCTCCCGCTCCGTCTGCGCGACCTGCTGGCCGGCGGCGATCTCCCGGGCTTCGCGCGGCGCTTCGGCGACGTGGCGCGGCGGCTCGGTCCGACGCACGCGCTGGCGCTCACGCTCGAGGCGTGGATCCCGCGCGGCCTGTTCGCGCCGCTGCGGCGCACCTTCGGCCAGGGCAAGGATCGCGTTCTCGGCCCGTCGCTGAGGGCCCTTCCGGGACGTCGTGCGCTGGAGGCGCCCAAAGGCTTCCGCAGCGCGGTGGCTCGCCAGCAGGCGTTCGATCTGCAGCAGCGTCTGCTGCCGTCGCTGCTGCGTTACGAGGATCGCAACAGCATGGCGTTCGCGATCGAGACGCGGCTGCCGTTCCTCGACTACCGGATGGTGGAGCTGGCCTTCTCCCTGCCGGACGAGGCCAAGCTGGACGGGAACGCCACCAAGGCGATCCTGCGCCGCGCGCTCGCAAGCCGGATTCCCAAGCCGGTGCTGAACCGCCGCGACAAGATGGGATTCGAGACGCCCACCGATGTGTGGCTCCGCAGCCGGTTCCGCAACGAGCTGCGCCATCGGCTGCTGACCCCGGGACCGCTCCACGACTGGATCGAGCCTGAGCCGATGCGGGCCGCGCTCGACCAGTATCTCGCCGGGCGGCCGATCGGGCTCCAGGTGTGGCGCTGGCTCTCGCTGGAATCCTGGGCCCGACAGTACCTGGCCGTGGATCCGAGGGTCGTGGAGAAGCCGCCGCGCGTCTACATGCATCCCGGGCTGCACCTCAACTACGAGCAGGTGATGGACGACGTGTCGCGCGAGCTCCAGGCCCAGGGCGTGCAGACGTAG
- a CDS encoding energy transducer TonB, with protein MKQALWNAAVALGAMTSPAMAAAPRPIHTPAAQYPSWAIGSGISTEVELRVLIGREGIVRTAKVVPYNVRHDILTRELRASFDSAAVRAVRRWTFRPATEGDRPVSVWWTLRVPFSDPENEPASEDSATWIVDTLARVSPEPIEREEAEWPVAVSYGCRGRVTVRIFLGPDGRAWAVNVSRSALSCQDPSLRVAAESAVLRAARRWRYEAGEHEGDAVPVVFRVPSPRTDVPVVVGCVRDSATGRLRPEAEIFGRGEGHAFGMTDDHGWFVLRGRAAAEPRLRALESSPCRAGGFRQVHPWKQPGDEVTLYTARCRGGLR; from the coding sequence ATGAAGCAGGCGCTGTGGAACGCCGCCGTGGCGCTCGGGGCCATGACCTCTCCGGCAATGGCGGCGGCGCCGAGGCCGATCCACACACCGGCGGCCCAGTACCCGTCATGGGCGATCGGGAGCGGAATCAGCACGGAGGTGGAGCTCCGCGTGCTGATCGGGCGCGAGGGAATCGTCCGCACTGCGAAAGTCGTTCCTTACAACGTTCGGCACGACATCCTGACGCGCGAGCTGCGTGCCTCTTTCGACAGCGCCGCGGTCCGCGCGGTGCGGCGATGGACGTTTCGGCCGGCCACCGAGGGCGATCGGCCGGTGAGCGTGTGGTGGACCCTGCGCGTGCCCTTCTCCGATCCCGAGAACGAACCCGCGTCGGAGGATTCGGCCACGTGGATCGTCGACACGCTGGCGAGGGTCTCGCCCGAGCCGATCGAGCGGGAGGAAGCCGAGTGGCCGGTGGCGGTTTCTTACGGGTGTCGAGGGCGCGTCACGGTGCGGATCTTCCTGGGCCCCGATGGACGAGCATGGGCGGTGAACGTGTCACGGTCGGCGCTCAGCTGCCAGGATCCCAGTCTGCGGGTCGCGGCCGAGTCTGCGGTGTTGCGGGCGGCGCGCCGCTGGCGCTACGAGGCAGGCGAGCACGAGGGCGATGCGGTCCCGGTCGTCTTTCGCGTTCCTTCGCCGCGGACCGATGTTCCGGTGGTGGTCGGGTGCGTGCGAGATTCGGCCACCGGAAGACTGCGCCCGGAAGCCGAGATCTTCGGTCGTGGCGAAGGACACGCGTTCGGGATGACGGATGACCATGGATGGTTCGTGCTGCGAGGCAGGGCCGCCGCCGAGCCCAGGCTCCGCGCGCTGGAATCCAGTCCGTGCCGTGCAGGGGGATTCCGGCAGGTCCATCCGTGGAAGCAGCCCGGCGACGAGGTCACGCTCTACACGGCTCGCTGCCGGGGCGGCCTTCGATGA
- a CDS encoding polyprenol monophosphomannose synthase gives MEKLVIIPTYNERENIGVLLDQLLALPYGLEVLVVDDNSPDGTAALVDTRKASDPRIHLLQRPGKMGLGSAYRDGFRYALRQGAQYVFEMDADFSHDPAAIGAFLENAAEVDLVLGSRYLNGSVTVVNWPLSRLILSYSANVYARWITGLPVWDTTGGFKCFRRKALEAVNLDRVKSDGYAFQIEMTYKVWKRGFRIREIPITFVDRRAGVSKMSRRIVWEALWMVWRLRFGPME, from the coding sequence GTGGAGAAGCTCGTGATCATTCCCACGTACAACGAGCGCGAGAACATCGGGGTCCTTCTCGACCAGCTGCTCGCGCTTCCCTACGGGCTGGAAGTGCTGGTCGTCGACGACAACTCACCGGACGGCACGGCGGCCTTGGTCGATACGCGAAAGGCGAGCGATCCGCGCATCCACCTCCTCCAGCGCCCGGGAAAGATGGGCCTCGGATCCGCCTACCGCGACGGGTTCCGCTACGCGCTCCGGCAGGGTGCTCAGTACGTGTTCGAGATGGATGCCGACTTCTCCCACGACCCGGCCGCGATCGGAGCCTTCCTCGAGAATGCGGCCGAGGTCGATCTGGTGCTGGGCTCGCGCTATCTGAACGGCAGCGTCACGGTGGTGAACTGGCCGCTCTCGCGCCTCATCCTCTCGTACTCGGCCAACGTCTACGCCAGATGGATCACGGGCCTTCCGGTGTGGGACACGACCGGCGGATTCAAGTGCTTCCGCCGGAAGGCACTCGAGGCCGTGAACCTCGACCGGGTGAAATCGGATGGCTACGCCTTTCAGATCGAGATGACCTACAAGGTGTGGAAGCGAGGATTTCGCATCCGCGAGATCCCGATCACCTTCGTCGATCGCCGCGCGGGCGTCTCCAAGATGAGTCGAAGGATCGTGTGGGAGGCGCTATGGATGGTGTGGCGTCTGCGCTTTGGCCCGATGGAGTAG
- a CDS encoding glycosyltransferase — MDLVVLAEVRWGYFRTRKQFLLSRFPERWRIFYAQPPAFGADDPWSPRVEGRVTYFTVPFLKTATKSGLYNAAASTAAGRSAIEWGAARWLLSRLRSLEVSPRPVALVSNIYAPGALRALGARAAFYDYNDSPFQFAGVPSWAHRYWERTKGQIDTFFAVSEHYRQQLAAESDKPVITIGNGVEIDHFSVPRPVPPELEALPRPRIGYVGLLSHFLDFEVLEALRQARRGGTLVLVGPGNPATDRAVAELSAREGVAVLGPRPYAEVPAVMQALDVGVIPFRAQDRYVQGINPNKVYQYLAAGLPTVTTPVQDLDPVSPRLQYAATPAEMTAAVGRALDAGVDPESCRALARPHDWSGLATRMVDEIERTLALRS; from the coding sequence GTGGATCTCGTCGTCCTGGCCGAGGTGCGCTGGGGCTACTTTCGAACGCGCAAGCAGTTCCTCTTGTCCCGCTTTCCCGAGCGCTGGCGGATCTTCTACGCACAGCCGCCCGCATTCGGCGCCGACGATCCGTGGTCGCCGCGCGTCGAAGGACGTGTCACCTACTTCACCGTGCCTTTCCTCAAGACTGCAACGAAGAGCGGCCTCTACAACGCGGCGGCCAGCACCGCGGCGGGCCGCTCGGCGATCGAGTGGGGCGCCGCGCGCTGGCTGCTCTCGCGGTTGCGGTCGCTCGAGGTCTCGCCGCGGCCGGTCGCTCTGGTCTCCAACATCTATGCTCCCGGGGCGCTCAGGGCGCTCGGCGCGCGCGCCGCGTTCTACGATTACAACGACAGCCCCTTCCAATTCGCGGGCGTGCCATCCTGGGCTCATCGGTACTGGGAGCGCACAAAGGGCCAGATCGACACGTTCTTCGCGGTCTCGGAGCATTACCGTCAGCAGCTCGCCGCCGAGAGCGACAAGCCGGTGATCACCATCGGGAACGGGGTCGAGATCGACCACTTCAGCGTCCCCCGTCCGGTCCCGCCCGAGCTCGAGGCCCTGCCCCGGCCGCGAATCGGCTACGTCGGGCTCCTCTCGCACTTCCTCGACTTCGAGGTGCTCGAGGCCCTGCGACAGGCCCGCCGGGGGGGAACCCTGGTGCTGGTGGGTCCTGGAAATCCGGCGACCGATCGCGCCGTGGCCGAGCTGTCGGCCCGGGAAGGCGTTGCGGTGCTTGGCCCAAGGCCCTATGCGGAGGTCCCCGCGGTCATGCAGGCGCTCGACGTGGGTGTGATACCTTTCCGGGCGCAAGATCGCTACGTACAGGGTATTAACCCCAACAAGGTCTATCAGTACCTGGCCGCCGGCTTACCCACCGTCACCACGCCCGTGCAGGATCTCGATCCCGTTTCCCCACGTCTTCAATACGCCGCCACCCCTGCCGAGATGACTGCGGCGGTGGGCCGCGCCCTGGATGCCGGCGTGGACCCGGAGTCCTGCCGCGCGCTCGCCAGACCCCACGACTGGTCGGGTCTCGCCACTCGCATGGTGGACGAGATCGAGCGCACGCTCGCGCTCCGGAGCTGA
- a CDS encoding glycosyltransferase family 2 protein, translating into MSTVAVVVLNWNGLADTRALLPTLAACRLPAGWDLLTIVVDNGSTDGSAAAIAAEFPSVTLLALPENRRFAGGNNHGLRHALERGADAIMLLNNDTRADPGLIERLLMALDEVPDAGAAGPLIYFGAPSARIWYAGGRLEPWLGWASHRGVHTLDHGQYRSLERTGYVTGCCLMARRSAWEKVGLLDEGYYIYAEDSDWCLRARAAGLELLFVPTARLWHQVSASSGQASPWKIYHRLRANLRLFSTHARGLARLTWLPAFLLWQLLLMGWLLVRGHGAAAMAVPRALGDALAGKPAGEAMP; encoded by the coding sequence GTGAGCACCGTGGCGGTGGTGGTGCTCAACTGGAACGGTCTTGCCGACACGCGCGCCCTGCTGCCCACGCTCGCCGCCTGCCGCCTGCCGGCCGGCTGGGACCTTCTGACCATCGTGGTCGACAATGGATCGACCGACGGCTCGGCCGCGGCGATCGCCGCCGAGTTCCCGAGTGTCACTCTGCTCGCCCTCCCCGAGAACCGCCGCTTCGCGGGCGGCAACAACCATGGACTGCGCCACGCGCTCGAGCGCGGCGCCGACGCGATCATGTTGCTCAACAACGACACACGCGCCGATCCCGGGCTGATCGAGCGCCTGTTGATGGCGCTGGACGAGGTGCCGGACGCCGGCGCCGCCGGACCGCTCATCTACTTCGGCGCGCCGAGCGCGCGCATCTGGTACGCGGGTGGAAGGCTCGAGCCGTGGCTCGGATGGGCGTCGCATCGCGGGGTCCACACCCTCGATCATGGACAGTATCGCTCGCTCGAGCGCACCGGTTACGTGACCGGCTGCTGCCTGATGGCGCGGCGCAGCGCGTGGGAGAAGGTAGGCCTGCTCGACGAGGGCTATTACATCTACGCCGAGGACTCGGATTGGTGCCTGCGCGCGCGCGCCGCGGGGCTCGAGCTCCTGTTCGTGCCGACCGCTCGTCTCTGGCACCAGGTTTCCGCGTCGAGCGGTCAGGCGAGTCCGTGGAAGATCTATCACCGGCTGCGCGCCAACCTCAGGCTGTTCTCCACGCACGCGCGCGGCCTCGCGCGCCTCACCTGGCTGCCCGCGTTCCTCTTGTGGCAGCTCCTGCTCATGGGCTGGCTGCTGGTCCGCGGCCACGGCGCCGCGGCCATGGCGGTGCCGCGCGCCCTCGGCGACGCGCTGGCGGGCAAGCCCGCGGGCGAGGCGATGCCGTGA
- a CDS encoding class I SAM-dependent methyltransferase, translating into MTIEVAQWIRKPAFGPLEPPLFLREVIATAPPSIRVLDAGCGPGSWPYADRSDLRITGFDIKFPPGPPPRTANVSAFRGDLARLPIRDGVFDLTVCHYVLEHVTELEPCCDELARVTRPGGMLYVSVPRAAAFDDRLYRFAGYFAKYALLKFRKRLEHQQRFDQEKVLSLFESRGFEVEAMAHVPAGFSWMNDPRTKPLQGAFTDVVAWLHRSTGIDLAADANFVMTFRKSGMPGVHREPAMRRVTHVCRACGEHAVLDPPQPWPTRWTCPWCGASNPFGRPR; encoded by the coding sequence GTGACGATCGAGGTCGCGCAGTGGATCCGCAAGCCCGCGTTCGGGCCGCTCGAGCCGCCGCTCTTCCTGCGCGAAGTGATCGCCACTGCGCCGCCTTCGATCCGCGTGCTCGACGCGGGCTGCGGTCCAGGCTCGTGGCCCTACGCGGACCGCAGCGATCTGCGCATCACCGGTTTCGACATCAAGTTTCCACCCGGTCCACCGCCGCGGACCGCGAACGTGTCGGCATTTCGCGGCGACCTGGCCCGGTTGCCGATTCGCGACGGGGTGTTCGACCTGACGGTCTGCCACTACGTGCTGGAGCACGTCACGGAGCTCGAGCCCTGCTGCGACGAGCTGGCGCGCGTCACCCGTCCGGGAGGCATGCTCTATGTCTCCGTGCCGCGCGCCGCGGCGTTCGACGACCGGCTCTACCGCTTCGCCGGTTACTTCGCCAAGTACGCGCTGCTCAAGTTTCGCAAGCGGCTCGAGCATCAGCAGCGCTTCGACCAGGAAAAGGTGCTGAGCCTGTTCGAGAGCCGAGGCTTCGAGGTCGAGGCCATGGCGCACGTTCCAGCCGGGTTCTCGTGGATGAACGATCCTCGCACCAAGCCGCTGCAGGGCGCGTTCACCGACGTCGTGGCGTGGCTCCACCGGTCGACCGGCATCGATCTGGCAGCGGACGCGAACTTCGTGATGACCTTCCGCAAGAGCGGGATGCCCGGCGTCCATCGTGAGCCGGCCATGCGCCGAGTCACCCACGTGTGCCGCGCGTGCGGGGAGCACGCCGTGCTCGATCCGCCGCAGCCGTGGCCGACGCGCTGGACCTGCCCCTGGTGCGGGGCGTCGAATCCGTTCGGAAGGCCGCGATGA
- a CDS encoding glycosyltransferase family 4 protein, giving the protein MSLRVLHAPAEIAGQASILARALRDLGVDAHSLAYNPGFPQYTPDEMRPYDALPVFPRYAGYLASFLRHAGRYDVYHFHFGRTLVPPHNPDLPLYKALGQKVVFHYHGCDIRNRAHMLATHTHATCTECDPFCHPGRQRMIRAAARRFADAELVSTPDLLESAPRAMHLPVAVDLPGYPFTPSSGAPRLVLHAPTNRLIKGTRYVERAYEALRPRFGAVRFETVERVPWARLRDLMAGADVVVDQVFMGWYGMVAVEAMAMGKPVLCFIRDDFEPRLVDCPIVRCTKENLAEQLAELLDDEPRRRALGEHGRAYVEREHAAPVLARRLIGLYQSLDAGERPVARAADSESGTHA; this is encoded by the coding sequence ATGAGCCTGCGCGTGCTCCATGCGCCCGCCGAGATCGCGGGGCAGGCGTCGATCCTGGCACGCGCACTGCGCGATCTGGGCGTCGACGCGCATTCGCTCGCCTACAACCCCGGCTTCCCGCAATACACGCCCGACGAGATGCGGCCCTACGACGCCCTGCCTGTGTTCCCGCGCTACGCGGGATATCTGGCCAGCTTCCTGCGCCATGCCGGGCGCTACGACGTCTATCACTTCCATTTCGGCCGCACCCTGGTGCCACCTCACAATCCCGACCTGCCGCTCTACAAAGCACTCGGCCAGAAGGTGGTCTTCCATTATCACGGCTGCGACATTCGCAATCGCGCGCACATGCTCGCGACCCACACGCATGCCACCTGCACCGAATGCGATCCCTTCTGCCATCCCGGGCGTCAGCGGATGATCCGCGCCGCGGCGAGACGCTTCGCCGACGCCGAGCTGGTATCGACCCCGGATCTGCTCGAATCCGCGCCCCGCGCCATGCATCTGCCGGTCGCCGTCGACCTCCCGGGCTATCCGTTCACGCCGTCCTCCGGAGCTCCGCGGCTCGTGCTTCACGCGCCCACCAACCGCCTCATCAAAGGCACGCGCTACGTCGAGCGCGCTTACGAGGCCCTGCGCCCGCGGTTCGGCGCGGTGCGCTTCGAGACCGTGGAGCGGGTGCCGTGGGCCCGGCTGCGCGACCTCATGGCCGGGGCCGACGTCGTGGTGGACCAGGTCTTCATGGGTTGGTACGGCATGGTGGCGGTCGAAGCGATGGCGATGGGGAAACCGGTGCTGTGCTTCATCCGCGACGACTTCGAGCCACGACTCGTGGATTGCCCGATCGTTCGCTGCACCAAGGAGAATCTGGCGGAGCAGCTCGCCGAGCTGCTCGACGACGAGCCGCGCCGCCGCGCTCTGGGGGAGCACGGTCGCGCCTACGTCGAGCGCGAGCACGCCGCACCCGTTCTCGCCCGGCGGCTGATCGGGCTCTACCAGTCGCTCGATGCGGGCGAGCGGCCGGTCGCTCGGGCGGCCGACTCGGAATCCGGCACGCATGCGTGA